The Nitrospirota bacterium genome includes a window with the following:
- a CDS encoding DUF3365 domain-containing protein: MNMAKKRTLVFALGLLTLGIGLTPIPASANPDVIETGRLLAILLDAGRGTVGANQPLINDAAKGDKGFTPDLFEAQLTEKFKGRSGIDLANLKAAAVPETAKSLLPQLVAASKKTVADNQASINKSGVGYKGFTPAHFGTQAAAEFSTKTGVYLKQTTQDGLLRNPKNKADGFEAGLLAKLADASYPRQGDKAMSETVEGGKAVRVMLPLYYGKGCMGCHGGPKGETDISGYKKEGANEGDLGGAISVKLPIK; encoded by the coding sequence ATGAACATGGCAAAAAAGAGGACTCTCGTTTTTGCGTTAGGCCTGCTCACATTAGGAATCGGTCTCACGCCGATTCCCGCGTCGGCCAATCCAGATGTCATCGAAACCGGACGTCTGTTGGCAATTCTGTTGGATGCCGGTCGGGGAACGGTCGGCGCCAACCAGCCGCTCATCAATGATGCGGCCAAGGGAGACAAGGGCTTTACGCCGGACCTGTTCGAAGCACAGTTGACCGAGAAGTTTAAAGGACGATCTGGTATCGATTTGGCCAATCTCAAGGCGGCGGCTGTGCCGGAAACCGCGAAGAGCCTGTTGCCACAACTTGTGGCAGCGTCAAAAAAGACGGTGGCGGACAATCAGGCGAGCATCAATAAATCAGGAGTCGGCTATAAAGGTTTCACTCCGGCACACTTCGGCACACAGGCCGCAGCGGAGTTCAGCACCAAGACAGGGGTGTATCTCAAACAAACGACGCAAGATGGCCTGTTGCGGAATCCCAAGAACAAAGCAGACGGGTTTGAGGCTGGCCTCCTTGCAAAACTCGCCGATGCCTCCTATCCCCGACAGGGCGACAAAGCCATGAGCGAAACCGTCGAGGGCGGGAAAGCCGTGCGGGTCATGTTGCCGCTCTATTATGGAAAAGGCTGCATGGGTTGTCACGGGGGACCGAAGGGCGAAACGGATATCTCCGGCTATAAGAAAGAGGGCGCCAACGAAGGGGATCTCGGAGGCGCAATCAGCGTAAAGCTCCCGATCAAGTAA
- a CDS encoding ASCH domain-containing protein, producing MKTILVLSIRENHAQDILEGRKKVELRRVRSKLEKGDVVLIYVPRPVMALVGGFVVKEVIVARPAQLWRQVGTVSGLTSHQFTDYYSGTSVAFGICIDTTWRLDKPVSLTVLRRCWLPFTPPQCFRYLGAKEMRMAKSFNINLIPNEAFNGAKSIFPPLRNHSRPRLIARSFNPALHAEEMP from the coding sequence ATGAAGACCATTCTGGTGCTTTCTATCCGAGAGAATCATGCTCAGGACATTCTAGAGGGAAGAAAGAAGGTCGAGCTCAGAAGAGTACGTTCCAAGTTAGAAAAAGGAGACGTTGTCCTAATTTATGTACCCCGACCAGTCATGGCTCTAGTTGGAGGATTTGTGGTTAAGGAAGTGATTGTTGCGCGGCCAGCACAGCTGTGGAGGCAAGTAGGAACGGTGTCCGGACTAACAAGCCATCAATTCACAGATTATTACTCTGGCACCTCCGTTGCCTTTGGTATTTGCATTGACACAACGTGGCGATTGGATAAGCCGGTTTCATTGACGGTGTTGAGACGATGCTGGCTTCCCTTTACTCCGCCGCAATGTTTTAGATACCTGGGAGCCAAGGAAATGCGTATGGCCAAGTCATTCAACATTAACTTGATTCCAAATGAAGCTTTCAACGGAGCGAAATCTATTTTCCCTCCCTTGAGAAACCACTCCCGTCCAAGATTGATAGCCCGGTCTTTCAACCCGGCATTGCATGCCGAAGAAATGCCTTAG
- the ada gene encoding bifunctional DNA-binding transcriptional regulator/O6-methylguanine-DNA methyltransferase Ada, translating to MADDAWEAVLTRDRRCDGRFVYAVSSTNVYCRPSCPSRRPTRNHVTFFDSPPQAEAAGYRACLRCRPQSPHGSDAEQRVERARCYLDDHCDEPVTLRQLAREVGMSPFHLQRTFTQLVGLSPKAYRDTRRMVRFTSALKRGETVTNATYEAGFGSSSSLYVRAHRELGMTPSAFRSGGVGITLRYTTVPTAIGRMLVAVTERGIAAVCLGDTVGALVASLRHDYPKAILRRAGIGLKEQVRVLLQYVTGERAAALLSLDVKATLFQRKVWQALQQIPRGQTRSYREIAEMIGQPTAARAVARACATNPIAVVIPCHRVVRGDGQLAGYRWGLERKKRLLALERT from the coding sequence ATGGCAGATGATGCGTGGGAGGCCGTGCTGACGCGCGATCGCCGCTGCGATGGCCGGTTCGTCTACGCCGTGTCCTCAACGAACGTCTATTGCCGCCCCTCTTGTCCCTCTCGCCGCCCGACTCGCAATCATGTGACGTTTTTCGATTCGCCACCCCAGGCGGAAGCGGCAGGCTATCGCGCCTGTCTGCGCTGCCGGCCGCAGTCGCCTCATGGTTCCGACGCAGAACAGCGGGTTGAACGTGCGCGATGTTATTTGGATGACCACTGTGATGAACCTGTTACGCTCCGACAGTTGGCCAGGGAGGTCGGCATGAGCCCGTTTCATCTGCAGCGCACCTTCACGCAATTGGTCGGACTGTCGCCAAAAGCGTACCGGGACACCCGGAGGATGGTGCGGTTTACGTCAGCATTGAAGCGAGGCGAGACCGTGACGAATGCGACCTACGAAGCCGGCTTCGGTTCCAGCAGCAGCCTGTATGTACGAGCGCATAGGGAACTCGGGATGACGCCCTCTGCATTTCGTTCCGGCGGGGTGGGCATCACGCTGCGCTATACGACTGTGCCGACGGCCATCGGCCGTATGCTGGTGGCGGTGACAGAACGGGGTATTGCCGCCGTATGTCTCGGAGACACAGTCGGCGCATTGGTGGCGTCACTTCGGCACGATTACCCGAAGGCGATACTTCGCCGAGCCGGCATCGGGTTGAAGGAGCAGGTCCGAGTCCTTCTGCAGTATGTCACGGGCGAAAGAGCCGCCGCGCTTCTCTCTCTGGATGTGAAGGCTACCCTGTTTCAACGTAAAGTGTGGCAGGCATTGCAACAGATTCCTCGTGGTCAGACCAGGTCCTACCGGGAGATCGCAGAAATGATCGGACAACCGACGGCAGCCCGTGCCGTGGCGAGAGCCTGTGCGACGAACCCCATCGCGGTAGTGATCCCTTGTCA